The genomic segment GAGTCCGCATGTTCATCCAGACCGAAGTCACGCCCAACCCCGCGACGCTCAAGTTCCTGCCCGGATGCGCGGTCATGCCGGGCGGCGGAACGGCCAACTTCGTCAACGCGGCCGAAGCCGGGCGCTCGCCGCTGGCGAGCCGCCTGTTCGATCTCGAGGGCGTCGCCGGCGTGTTCCTGGGCGCGGATTTCGTTACCGTGACCAAGGAAGGGCGCATGGATTGGGACGCGATCAAGCCCCAGATCCTCGGCGCCCTGATGGACCACTTCGCCTCGGGCAAGCCCGCGGTCGAGGGCGCCGCCGCCGCCGCCGCCGCGGCCGACGATCCGGTCGTCGCCCAGATCAAGGAACTGCTCGACACCCGGGTGCGCCCGGCGGTCGCCCAGGACGGCGGCGACATCATCTTCCGGCGCTTCGAGAACGGCGTCGTCTATCTGCACATGCAGGGCTCGTGCTCGGGCTGCCCGAGCTCGACCGCGACCTTGAAGCACGGGATCGAGAACATGCTCCGCCACTACATCCCCGAGGTTTCGGAAGTCCGCGCCGCGGAGTAGCGCGCACCCCGCCTTGAAAAGGGCCCTTCCCCGGCCGGGGAGGGCCCTTTTTGTTTGTCCATATTGATCAACCGAGGAGATTTTCCATGGCTTGGATCGCGTTGTTTTTCGCGGGCCTGTTCGAGATCGGCTGGGCGGTGGGCCTCAAGTATACGGAGGGGTTCACCCGCCTCGCGCCCTCGGCGCTGACGATCGCGGCGATGGTCGCGAGCCTTTGGCTGCTCGCGGTCGCCCTCAAAAGCCTGCCGCTCGGCACCTCGTACGCGGTTTGGACCGGCATCGGCACGGTGGGTACCGCCGTCCTCGGCATTGTCCTGTTCGGCGAATCGACCGACCCATTGCGACTTCTTTGCATCGGCCTGATCGTTATCGGTATTGCGGGCCTCAAGGTCGTGACGCCCGGATGACGCCCCCAGTTGGGGTATTTCCCGTATGGCGCCGAATTCGGACCTTGGTTTAAGCCCAATA from the Rhodospirillales bacterium genome contains:
- the sugE gene encoding quaternary ammonium compound efflux SMR transporter SugE; the protein is MAWIALFFAGLFEIGWAVGLKYTEGFTRLAPSALTIAAMVASLWLLAVALKSLPLGTSYAVWTGIGTVGTAVLGIVLFGESTDPLRLLCIGLIVIGIAGLKVVTPG
- a CDS encoding NifU family protein; this encodes MFIQTEVTPNPATLKFLPGCAVMPGGGTANFVNAAEAGRSPLASRLFDLEGVAGVFLGADFVTVTKEGRMDWDAIKPQILGALMDHFASGKPAVEGAAAAAAAADDPVVAQIKELLDTRVRPAVAQDGGDIIFRRFENGVVYLHMQGSCSGCPSSTATLKHGIENMLRHYIPEVSEVRAAE